From a single Kitasatospora azatica KCTC 9699 genomic region:
- a CDS encoding HAD-IIIC family phosphatase yields the protein MTPVVTNSAAEQAGPLDRLRTLADQDRLASEYPSVATLLAGLEPEDLARAGRLLDRLDREEVLRHHPDTPVLAVAVTGSSTLGGLVPPLTGELARHGMLSRLTVGDYDGWITELQDVTGPLYTSGTELVLCVLDAEAVFHSVPSPWRAADVEAASAELLALVDRLAAQYMEHGTGTLVLNTIPLLRAHTHQLVDLASRAALGAAWREFNAGLLRLTAKHERVVVVDLDPLLAEGGPIHDVRLAAYARAQLGDELLGRYAREIGHLARTLRGRAKKVLVVDLDNTLWDGILGDDGKDGIAAATTFRGEAFGQFQQVVKQLGSQGVLLAVSSKNDQEPVLEVLRDHPDMVLREEDFVQVNANWQPKDGNLRDIAGRLNLGTDSLVFVDDSSFETGLVLSSLPEVAVVPLDEEPASHISRLLADGWFDVRELTAEDRARAGQYRSEAARQSLLENTGSQAEYLAELGIRVELSPVREHEIARVAQLTLRTNQFNLTTERLQTADVRTRLADPGHWVLAVRTSDRFGDQGLVGAVFARRSSEALYLDNVILSCRVFSRGIEQTVLAAVLGRARELELPAVRAAYRPTAKNHRVRAFYPSLGFRTSGGTQEAPDFEHDLLELPSAPEHVRLEAAL from the coding sequence ATGACGCCTGTCGTCACGAACAGCGCCGCGGAACAGGCCGGTCCACTGGACCGACTGCGCACACTGGCCGACCAGGACCGGCTGGCCTCCGAGTACCCCTCCGTCGCCACCCTTCTGGCCGGACTGGAACCCGAGGACCTGGCCCGGGCCGGTCGGCTGCTGGACCGCCTGGACCGGGAGGAAGTGCTGCGTCACCACCCGGACACCCCGGTGCTGGCAGTCGCGGTGACCGGCAGCTCCACCCTCGGCGGTCTGGTCCCGCCGCTCACCGGGGAGTTGGCCCGCCACGGGATGCTGTCGCGCCTGACGGTGGGCGACTACGACGGCTGGATCACCGAACTCCAGGACGTCACGGGACCCCTCTACACCTCCGGCACCGAGCTGGTGCTGTGTGTGCTGGACGCCGAGGCAGTGTTCCACTCCGTCCCCTCGCCCTGGCGGGCAGCGGACGTCGAGGCGGCCTCGGCAGAGCTCCTGGCCCTGGTGGACCGGCTGGCCGCGCAGTACATGGAGCACGGCACCGGCACCCTGGTGCTCAACACAATCCCGCTCCTGCGCGCCCACACCCACCAGTTGGTCGACCTGGCCTCGCGGGCCGCACTCGGCGCCGCCTGGCGGGAGTTCAACGCCGGGCTGCTGCGGCTGACTGCGAAACACGAACGCGTGGTCGTGGTGGACCTGGACCCGCTGCTCGCGGAGGGCGGCCCGATCCACGACGTGAGGCTGGCTGCGTACGCCAGGGCCCAGCTGGGCGACGAACTGCTGGGACGCTACGCCCGAGAGATCGGCCATCTCGCCCGCACCCTGCGCGGCCGGGCCAAGAAGGTCCTCGTGGTCGATCTCGACAACACCCTGTGGGACGGAATCCTCGGCGACGACGGCAAGGACGGCATCGCCGCCGCCACCACCTTCCGCGGTGAGGCGTTCGGCCAGTTCCAGCAGGTCGTCAAGCAACTCGGCTCGCAGGGCGTCCTGCTGGCGGTCAGCAGCAAGAACGACCAGGAGCCGGTGCTGGAGGTGCTCCGCGACCACCCCGACATGGTGCTCCGCGAGGAGGACTTCGTCCAGGTCAACGCCAACTGGCAGCCCAAGGACGGGAATCTGCGGGACATCGCCGGCCGGCTCAACCTCGGCACGGACAGCCTCGTCTTCGTCGACGACTCGTCCTTCGAGACGGGTCTGGTGCTGTCCAGCCTGCCGGAGGTCGCGGTGGTTCCGCTCGACGAGGAGCCGGCCTCGCACATCAGCCGACTCCTCGCCGACGGCTGGTTCGACGTCAGGGAGCTGACCGCCGAGGACCGGGCCCGGGCGGGCCAGTACCGGAGCGAGGCGGCGCGGCAGTCGCTGCTGGAGAACACCGGATCGCAGGCCGAGTACCTGGCGGAGCTGGGCATCCGGGTGGAACTCTCCCCGGTGCGGGAGCACGAGATCGCCAGGGTGGCCCAGCTGACGCTGCGCACCAACCAGTTCAACCTCACCACCGAGCGGCTCCAGACCGCCGACGTGCGGACCCGACTGGCAGACCCCGGCCATTGGGTCCTCGCGGTGCGCACGTCCGACCGGTTCGGCGACCAGGGCCTGGTGGGCGCGGTGTTCGCCCGCCGAAGCTCCGAGGCCCTGTACCTGGACAACGTGATCCTCAGCTGCCGGGTGTTCTCCCGGGGCATCGAGCAGACGGTCCTGGCGGCTGTACTCGGCCGGGCCCGGGAGCTCGAACTGCCGGCCGTGCGGGCAGCCTACCGACCCACCGCCAAGAACCACCGGGTGCGGGCCTTCTACCCCTCCCTCGGCTTCCGGACGTCCGGGGGCACGCAGGAGGCCCCCGACTTCGAGCACGACCTGCTGGAGTTGCCGTCGGCTCCTGAGCATGTGCGGCTCGAAGCCGCACTCTGA
- a CDS encoding acyl-CoA dehydrogenase family protein: MDHTPYRLAEQLERELGDPEDPATPFSYANCLALDEREEFPADICRRLESLGVHEYYVPAQHGGRLTDYEQVLQLMRAVARRDLTVAIGHGKTYLGGVCVWVAGSAEQAAALGADILAGVPVSLGLTEREHGSDLLAGEVRGESRENGGYLVSGEKWLINNATRGTLLSVLARTGTDGGPRGFSVLLVDKRQLPPESYRHLDKVPTHGIRGADISGIAFSEAAVPADAVVGAPGTGLETVIKALQLTRTMCSALSLGAADHALVLALDFTEQRELYGRRLAELPIARRRLATAATDVLTGEALALVAARAVQTATAELSVSAAVTKYLLPTSTEAVIVELTQLLGSRAFLGNVYARGMFQKVDRDNRIVGLFDGNTLVNLNSLIGQFRSLARGYRRGTGDTAGAAAAFDLGVPLAPLDPAKLALVARHGSGVLASLPDSVAALRLAAADSPPLKSALTAAEQLLAAADRVHDAMEPYQNAVTDIPPEAFEVAKRYALCFAGAACLGLWVHNHEAAEQGGTAGLWQDGLWLRAALSRILVRLGVPGAEAPEAYEELLEQARALRAEGALISLLPLSLVRPEVEETSC; the protein is encoded by the coding sequence ATGGACCACACCCCCTACCGGCTGGCAGAACAGCTGGAGCGCGAGCTCGGCGACCCTGAGGACCCGGCGACACCCTTCAGCTACGCGAACTGCCTGGCCCTTGACGAACGCGAGGAGTTCCCCGCCGACATCTGCCGTCGGCTGGAGTCCCTGGGCGTCCACGAGTACTACGTGCCGGCCCAGCACGGTGGTCGGCTCACCGACTACGAGCAGGTCCTGCAACTCATGCGCGCGGTGGCCCGGCGGGACCTCACCGTGGCCATCGGGCACGGCAAGACCTATCTGGGCGGGGTCTGCGTCTGGGTGGCCGGTTCCGCCGAGCAGGCGGCGGCACTCGGCGCGGACATCCTCGCCGGAGTACCCGTCTCGCTCGGTCTCACCGAACGCGAGCACGGCAGCGACCTGCTCGCCGGCGAGGTCCGCGGAGAAAGCCGCGAGAACGGCGGCTACCTGGTCAGCGGCGAGAAGTGGCTGATCAACAATGCCACCCGCGGCACCCTGCTGTCCGTGCTCGCCCGCACCGGGACGGACGGCGGTCCGCGCGGCTTCAGCGTGCTCCTGGTGGACAAGCGGCAACTGCCCCCCGAAAGCTACCGCCACCTCGACAAGGTTCCGACGCACGGCATCCGCGGCGCCGACATCTCCGGGATCGCATTCAGCGAGGCCGCGGTTCCGGCGGACGCAGTGGTGGGCGCACCGGGCACCGGTCTGGAGACGGTGATCAAGGCACTGCAGCTCACCCGCACGATGTGCTCCGCCCTGTCGCTGGGCGCCGCCGACCACGCGCTGGTCCTGGCACTGGACTTCACTGAACAGCGCGAACTGTACGGCCGCCGTCTGGCGGAGCTGCCGATCGCCCGGCGGAGGCTGGCCACTGCCGCCACCGACGTCCTGACCGGAGAAGCGCTGGCCCTGGTGGCCGCGCGGGCGGTCCAGACGGCGACCGCCGAACTCAGCGTCAGCGCCGCGGTCACCAAGTACCTGCTGCCGACCAGCACCGAGGCGGTGATCGTAGAACTGACCCAGCTGCTGGGATCGCGCGCCTTCCTGGGCAACGTGTACGCCCGGGGCATGTTCCAGAAGGTGGACCGCGACAACCGGATCGTCGGACTCTTCGACGGCAACACGCTGGTCAATCTGAACTCCCTGATCGGGCAGTTCCGGAGCCTGGCGCGCGGCTACCGACGCGGCACCGGGGACACGGCAGGCGCGGCGGCGGCCTTCGACCTCGGCGTGCCGCTGGCACCGCTCGACCCCGCCAAGCTGGCCCTGGTCGCCCGGCACGGCAGCGGCGTACTGGCCTCGCTGCCCGACTCGGTCGCGGCGCTGCGCCTGGCCGCCGCCGACTCCCCACCGCTCAAGTCGGCGCTGACCGCGGCGGAACAACTGCTGGCCGCGGCCGACCGGGTGCACGACGCCATGGAGCCCTACCAGAACGCGGTGACGGACATCCCCCCGGAGGCGTTCGAGGTGGCCAAGCGCTACGCCCTGTGCTTCGCCGGAGCAGCCTGCCTCGGCCTGTGGGTGCACAACCACGAGGCCGCCGAGCAGGGCGGCACCGCCGGCCTGTGGCAGGACGGGCTGTGGCTGCGCGCGGCCTTGTCCCGCATCCTGGTCCGCCTCGGCGTCCCCGGCGCCGAGGCTCCGGAAGCCTACGAGGAACTGCTGGAGCAGGCCCGCGCCCTGCGCGCGGAGGGCGCGCTGATCTCCCTGCTGCCGCTCTCCCTGGTCCGACCCGAAGTTGAGGAGACGTCATGCTGA
- a CDS encoding acyl-CoA dehydrogenase family protein: protein MLTEAGTAARVAELERAFGDPTDATNPVGFARLLEADEAGELPESGEKLLDDLVFNAEFVPAHLGGRLERVDSLVRVVRQAFRRDITLGLGYGVTSFMAAVNVWTAGSPEQQRRLADLLLDGGKASVAYHELAHGNDFLRNEFRANPDGSGFRLHGAKQVINNAHRARAWLLFSRTSDAPGSRSHSVLMVERDEVDPERLRVLPRYETVGVRGCTLSGLEFDDCPVPGSALVGEQGQGVELALRSFQITRSAVPGMALGAADTSLRTVVRFAVGRQLYRKSVMEIPHAKGVLGNAFLDLLICDSLSLAGTRAVHLLPEQTSVYGAAVKYLVPKVLTEAMYELSIVLGARFYVRDGEFGIFQKHLRDLPVLSLGHAGSAACQATIIPQLPRLAKRSWFKDAPAPAELFQPRADLPGIPFTRLALASGQDSISAALVTAIDELPSGTPQEQAVHGLALRLLDELHRLQEASLELSSADRTSLARPHSFALADRYAVLLAASSVLGVWRQATNGGDAFLADPSWAAAALHRLVRRLGQQPPALPAGCEERVHEELLRRFHQGRSYDLYDTPLAG from the coding sequence ATGCTGACCGAGGCAGGCACCGCCGCCCGGGTGGCCGAGCTGGAACGGGCCTTCGGTGATCCGACGGACGCCACCAACCCGGTGGGCTTCGCCCGCCTGCTCGAAGCGGACGAGGCCGGGGAACTGCCGGAGAGCGGCGAGAAGCTCCTCGACGACCTGGTGTTCAACGCCGAGTTCGTGCCCGCCCACCTCGGCGGCCGCCTGGAGCGCGTCGACAGCCTGGTCCGGGTCGTCCGCCAGGCGTTCCGCCGGGACATCACGCTCGGGCTCGGATACGGCGTCACCTCCTTCATGGCCGCGGTCAACGTCTGGACGGCCGGCAGCCCCGAGCAGCAGCGCCGACTGGCCGACCTGCTCCTCGACGGCGGCAAGGCCTCGGTCGCCTACCACGAGCTGGCGCACGGGAACGACTTCCTCCGCAACGAGTTCCGGGCGAACCCGGACGGCTCCGGCTTCCGCCTGCACGGCGCCAAGCAGGTCATCAACAACGCCCACCGGGCCCGTGCCTGGCTGCTGTTCAGCCGTACCTCGGACGCGCCGGGAAGTCGCAGCCACTCCGTGCTGATGGTCGAGCGGGACGAGGTGGACCCGGAGCGGCTGCGCGTGCTCCCGCGCTACGAGACGGTCGGTGTCCGCGGCTGCACACTCTCCGGTCTGGAGTTCGACGACTGCCCGGTCCCTGGGAGCGCCCTCGTCGGCGAGCAGGGACAAGGAGTCGAACTGGCGCTGCGTTCGTTCCAGATCACCCGCAGCGCGGTCCCCGGGATGGCTCTGGGCGCCGCCGACACCAGCCTGCGCACCGTGGTGCGCTTCGCCGTGGGGCGGCAGCTGTACCGCAAGTCGGTCATGGAGATCCCGCACGCCAAGGGCGTCCTCGGCAACGCCTTCCTGGACCTGCTGATCTGCGACAGCCTCTCCCTGGCCGGCACCCGCGCGGTCCACCTCCTCCCGGAGCAGACCAGTGTCTACGGGGCCGCGGTCAAGTACCTCGTGCCCAAGGTCCTCACCGAGGCCATGTACGAGTTGTCGATCGTCCTGGGTGCCAGGTTCTATGTACGCGACGGTGAGTTCGGCATCTTCCAGAAGCACCTTCGGGACCTGCCGGTGCTCAGTCTGGGCCACGCCGGATCGGCCGCCTGCCAGGCCACGATCATCCCGCAGCTGCCGAGGCTCGCGAAGCGGTCCTGGTTCAAGGACGCGCCTGCTCCGGCCGAGCTGTTCCAGCCCCGCGCCGACCTGCCCGGAATCCCCTTCACCCGGCTGGCCCTCGCCAGCGGCCAGGACAGCATCAGCGCCGCCCTGGTCACCGCGATCGACGAACTACCGAGCGGTACCCCGCAGGAGCAGGCGGTCCACGGTCTCGCCCTGCGCCTGCTGGACGAGTTGCACCGGCTCCAGGAAGCGAGCCTTGAGCTGTCGTCTGCGGACCGCACCTCGCTGGCCCGCCCGCACAGCTTCGCTCTCGCAGACCGGTACGCCGTGCTGCTCGCGGCCTCCTCCGTACTCGGCGTCTGGCGGCAGGCCACGAATGGTGGCGACGCCTTCCTGGCCGACCCGTCCTGGGCTGCGGCCGCCCTGCACCGGCTGGTCCGCCGGTTGGGCCAGCAGCCTCCGGCACTGCCCGCCGGCTGCGAGGAGCGGGTGCACGAAGAACTGCTCCGCCGCTTCCACCAGGGCCGCAGCTACGACCTGTACGACACCCCGCTCGCGGGCTGA
- a CDS encoding acyl carrier protein — MAVPATDRPAKGFDHSADSLSAWLVDRIATYLRRAPAEIDPSVPLAEYGLDSIAALSLCGDIEDAFDLVLEPTVAWDYPTVHALAAYLVEEFGASGNAGDAER, encoded by the coding sequence ATGGCCGTCCCCGCAACCGATCGACCCGCCAAGGGATTCGACCACTCCGCCGATTCGCTCAGCGCGTGGCTGGTCGACCGCATCGCGACCTACCTCCGGCGCGCACCTGCTGAGATCGACCCGTCCGTGCCGCTGGCCGAGTACGGTCTGGACTCCATCGCCGCACTGAGTCTGTGCGGCGACATCGAGGACGCCTTCGACCTGGTCCTGGAGCCCACGGTCGCCTGGGACTACCCCACCGTCCACGCGCTCGCGGCCTACCTCGTCGAGGAGTTCGGCGCTTCCGGGAACGCCGGGGACGCCGAGCGATGA
- a CDS encoding type I polyketide synthase produces the protein MNDVAIVGIDCRFPGAADTAAYWDLLMRSGDGVGKVPGNRWDVRDFHDPEGGEGRSNTAQGGFIADPDAFDNEFFTVSPREAAAMDPQQRLLLQCAWRAVEDAGIAPGRLAGTPTGVFVGIMGNEWAQLHLTDYDRITAHVGSGNGYCMTANRISYHLDLRGPSLAVDTACSSSLVAVHLASNSLLSGECDYALAGGVNVALTPALGIFYTQAGLSAPDGRCKPFSADADGIGRGEGVGVVVLRRLEDALADGQQVYAVIRGTAVNQDGRSNGITAPSRWSQQEVLAAAYRRAGVDPSEVRFTEGHGTGTVLGDMIEVKALGHLHGRREGGPMALGSVKGNLGHTEGAAGIAALIKVALALHHKVVPASRFASRENPDLRLAKHGLKLLKAPLRLPAGTTVAGLSSFGMGGTNAHAVLASAPAQAARPVVATGGGVFTLSATNPDALRRNLLVQAAEVSRRRVPLVDLCWSSNRVKTGQRLRFALPVTDTAALADGLRAAAEDQELLGRLAAQPVGRPKTAFLFTGQGSQSPGMTAGLYRDSELYRRFLDAADAALLPHLGESVRDLILGRDERVHQTAMAQPALFAVGYALTRTLSELGVEPSLLIGHSVGEYVAAVTAGVFGLDEGARLIAARGALMQQLPTGGGMLSVNAPVDEVRALAEAEPLVGVGAVNGPRRTVLSGDLAALERLAKVFDAAGLETRALQVSHAFHSPLMEPMLERFAAVAGEVGGGVPQLPVFSTVRGRLLQDEPMDADYWVEHISAPVMFAQAAESLLEAGPTHAVEIGAKPVLNSLVRGLRPPAGLRTLHPSPSVEGGVAELAELLAELYRGGLDPHWDGLYPKDGPRALRLAPYAFSDAHRYWSSGPVRRTPVPAALGLLDSGVQAVAAVPEFVPPAPGSPVTTWIGAAQGPALNGPVAELAVAAVAQVGGYTVAELGPQSRLYEDLGFDSVMVMELKSRIEKTVGGIGPISIEDLLTRLSSVGDLVGFLEERSSGAVAS, from the coding sequence ATGAACGACGTAGCGATCGTCGGCATCGACTGCCGGTTCCCGGGAGCCGCCGACACGGCGGCCTACTGGGACCTGCTCATGCGTTCGGGTGACGGTGTCGGCAAGGTTCCCGGCAACCGCTGGGACGTCCGGGACTTCCACGACCCGGAGGGTGGCGAAGGACGGAGCAACACGGCGCAGGGCGGCTTCATCGCCGACCCGGACGCCTTCGACAACGAGTTCTTCACCGTGTCTCCTCGCGAGGCCGCGGCCATGGACCCGCAGCAGCGACTGCTACTGCAGTGCGCGTGGCGCGCGGTGGAGGACGCGGGAATTGCCCCAGGCCGACTGGCGGGGACGCCCACCGGCGTGTTCGTCGGAATCATGGGCAACGAGTGGGCGCAGCTGCATCTGACCGACTACGACCGGATCACCGCGCACGTAGGGTCCGGAAACGGCTACTGCATGACGGCCAACCGGATCTCCTACCACCTGGACCTCAGGGGCCCCAGCCTCGCGGTCGACACCGCCTGTTCCTCGTCCTTGGTGGCCGTGCACCTGGCGAGCAACTCCCTGCTGTCCGGCGAGTGCGACTACGCACTCGCCGGCGGCGTCAACGTGGCGCTCACTCCCGCGCTGGGGATCTTCTACACCCAGGCCGGCCTCTCCGCGCCGGACGGCCGCTGCAAACCGTTCAGCGCCGACGCCGACGGCATCGGCCGCGGGGAGGGCGTCGGCGTGGTCGTCCTGCGCCGTCTGGAGGATGCGCTGGCCGACGGCCAGCAGGTGTACGCGGTGATCCGCGGCACCGCCGTCAACCAGGACGGCCGGAGCAACGGCATCACCGCGCCCAGCCGCTGGTCCCAGCAGGAGGTGCTGGCCGCCGCCTACCGTCGGGCCGGCGTCGACCCCTCCGAGGTGCGCTTCACCGAGGGACACGGCACCGGGACCGTGCTCGGCGACATGATCGAGGTCAAAGCGCTGGGACACCTGCACGGACGCCGCGAGGGCGGACCGATGGCGCTGGGCTCGGTCAAGGGGAACCTCGGTCACACCGAGGGTGCGGCCGGCATTGCCGCGCTCATCAAGGTCGCACTGGCGCTGCATCACAAAGTCGTGCCCGCCAGCCGGTTCGCCAGCCGGGAGAACCCCGACCTGCGCCTGGCCAAGCACGGCCTCAAGCTGCTCAAGGCGCCGCTCCGGCTGCCGGCCGGGACGACGGTGGCGGGTCTGAGCAGCTTCGGGATGGGAGGCACCAACGCCCACGCGGTGCTGGCGTCCGCCCCGGCGCAGGCCGCCCGTCCCGTCGTCGCCACGGGCGGCGGAGTGTTCACGCTGAGCGCGACCAACCCGGACGCGTTGCGCCGCAATCTGCTCGTGCAGGCGGCGGAAGTGTCACGCCGCCGGGTGCCCCTGGTCGACCTCTGCTGGAGCAGCAACCGGGTGAAGACCGGGCAGCGGCTTCGCTTCGCACTGCCGGTCACGGACACCGCCGCTCTGGCCGACGGATTGAGGGCGGCGGCCGAGGACCAGGAGCTTCTGGGGCGCCTGGCCGCGCAGCCGGTCGGCCGCCCGAAGACCGCGTTCCTCTTCACCGGCCAGGGCTCCCAGTCGCCCGGTATGACAGCCGGGCTCTACCGCGATTCAGAGCTGTACCGCCGGTTCCTGGACGCGGCGGACGCGGCTCTGCTTCCGCACCTCGGCGAGTCGGTGCGCGACCTCATCCTCGGGCGGGACGAACGGGTGCACCAGACCGCCATGGCGCAGCCGGCCCTGTTCGCCGTGGGCTACGCCCTGACGCGCACCCTCTCCGAGCTCGGGGTGGAACCGTCGTTGCTGATCGGTCACAGCGTCGGCGAGTACGTGGCCGCGGTGACCGCCGGGGTCTTCGGGCTCGACGAGGGCGCCCGACTGATCGCCGCCCGGGGCGCGTTGATGCAGCAGCTGCCCACCGGTGGCGGGATGCTCTCGGTGAACGCGCCCGTGGACGAGGTCCGCGCGCTGGCCGAGGCAGAACCACTGGTCGGCGTCGGCGCGGTGAACGGACCGCGGCGGACCGTACTGTCCGGGGATCTGGCCGCGCTGGAGCGGCTCGCCAAAGTCTTCGACGCCGCAGGTCTGGAGACGCGTGCGCTCCAGGTCTCGCATGCCTTCCATTCGCCTCTGATGGAGCCCATGCTGGAGCGATTCGCCGCGGTCGCGGGCGAAGTCGGCGGCGGCGTCCCGCAACTGCCGGTCTTCTCCACGGTCCGGGGCCGGCTGCTGCAGGACGAACCGATGGATGCCGACTACTGGGTCGAGCACATCAGCGCGCCGGTCATGTTCGCGCAGGCAGCCGAGAGTCTGCTCGAGGCCGGTCCGACCCACGCGGTGGAGATCGGGGCCAAGCCGGTGCTGAACAGCCTGGTCCGCGGACTGCGCCCACCGGCCGGACTCCGCACGCTGCACCCCTCGCCCTCCGTTGAAGGCGGCGTTGCGGAACTGGCCGAACTGCTCGCCGAGCTGTACCGCGGCGGCCTCGATCCGCACTGGGACGGGCTCTATCCGAAGGACGGGCCGCGCGCGCTACGGCTCGCGCCGTATGCGTTCTCCGACGCCCACCGCTACTGGAGCAGTGGGCCGGTGCGCAGGACCCCCGTGCCCGCCGCGCTGGGCCTCCTGGACAGCGGAGTCCAGGCGGTCGCCGCGGTCCCCGAGTTCGTCCCGCCGGCACCGGGATCGCCGGTCACCACGTGGATCGGAGCGGCCCAGGGTCCTGCCCTCAACGGGCCGGTGGCGGAGCTGGCGGTGGCGGCCGTCGCCCAGGTGGGCGGCTACACCGTGGCTGAGCTCGGCCCGCAGTCCCGTCTCTACGAGGACCTCGGCTTCGATTCCGTGATGGTCATGGAGCTGAAGAGCCGGATCGAGAAGACAGTCGGCGGGATCGGTCCGATCTCGATCGAGGACCTCCTGACGAGGCTCTCCTCGGTGGGCGACCTGGTCGGATTCCTCGAGGAGCGCAGCAGCGGCGCGGTGGCTTCCTGA
- a CDS encoding 3-oxoacyl-ACP synthase III family protein encodes MEQQEAYINSVGTALPGDPVDNARLSKVLGVNEEWIDVFIGTRTRHFARDLGTGEVRWSLADLCALAGERAMAAAAVDPAAIDFVVLGTATPDTLMPASVNLVAEQLGLDQLPTYQLQSGCAGAVQALDLARTLVTSTGGTGLVIGGDVCSKHLDLRRDLSLATPSELVNYVLFGDGAGAVVMSPEPTGERVALRRVLNRLTGLGRAPGQVIEWFGLADLDSGKQAFYEDYKAIEESVPVMAVEILWELLEELGWSVEQLDYLLPPQLAGRMTQRIFEQLGVPHAREVSCVADTGNNGNALPFLQMERLLGQMTEGQRALAVAVESSKWLKAGFALEKLG; translated from the coding sequence ATGGAACAGCAGGAGGCGTACATCAACTCCGTCGGCACCGCCCTGCCGGGCGATCCCGTCGACAACGCGCGATTGTCCAAGGTGCTCGGCGTCAACGAGGAGTGGATCGACGTCTTCATCGGCACCAGGACCCGCCACTTCGCCCGCGACCTGGGCACCGGCGAGGTCCGCTGGTCACTGGCCGACCTGTGCGCCCTGGCCGGCGAGCGGGCGATGGCCGCGGCAGCCGTCGACCCTGCGGCGATCGACTTCGTCGTGCTGGGCACGGCCACCCCCGACACCCTGATGCCGGCCAGCGTCAACCTTGTCGCCGAACAGCTCGGACTCGACCAACTTCCCACGTACCAGCTGCAGTCCGGGTGCGCGGGTGCGGTGCAGGCGCTGGACCTGGCGCGCACCCTGGTCACCAGCACCGGCGGCACGGGACTGGTGATCGGCGGGGACGTCTGCAGCAAACACCTCGACCTGCGCCGCGACCTTTCCCTGGCCACTCCCAGTGAGCTGGTCAACTACGTGCTCTTCGGCGACGGCGCCGGGGCCGTGGTGATGTCCCCCGAACCGACCGGCGAGCGGGTGGCCCTGCGCCGGGTGCTCAACCGCCTGACCGGATTGGGCCGGGCACCGGGCCAGGTGATCGAGTGGTTCGGCCTGGCCGACCTGGACAGCGGCAAGCAGGCCTTCTACGAGGACTACAAGGCGATCGAGGAGTCCGTCCCGGTCATGGCGGTGGAGATCCTCTGGGAGCTGCTGGAGGAGCTCGGCTGGTCCGTCGAGCAGCTCGACTACCTGCTGCCACCTCAACTGGCCGGTCGGATGACCCAGCGGATCTTCGAGCAGCTCGGCGTCCCCCACGCTCGGGAGGTCTCCTGCGTGGCGGACACCGGCAACAACGGCAACGCCCTGCCGTTCCTCCAGATGGAACGACTGCTCGGGCAGATGACCGAGGGCCAGCGGGCGCTGGCCGTGGCCGTGGAATCCAGCAAGTGGCTCAAGGCCGGATTCGCCCTGGAGAAGCTCGGATGA
- a CDS encoding acyl carrier protein, translating to MIPTIESVEDFVSLLRDELGLQLDESSLGTDFDALPDWDSLHLLKLVTALERATGRRISVGKLLEVRSLREVYELAGRS from the coding sequence GTGATCCCCACCATCGAATCCGTCGAGGACTTCGTCTCGCTGTTGCGTGACGAGCTCGGCCTCCAGCTGGACGAGTCGTCCCTGGGCACCGACTTCGACGCCCTCCCGGACTGGGACTCCCTCCACCTGCTGAAACTGGTGACCGCGCTGGAGCGGGCGACCGGTCGGCGGATCTCCGTCGGCAAGCTCCTCGAGGTCCGCAGCCTGCGCGAGGTGTACGAGCTCGCGGGCCGGTCATGA
- a CDS encoding 2-oxo acid dehydrogenase subunit E2: protein MTVDQGTVSIRPVRARRHTLYFLEYAAGQRPVFLDTEVDMTRVTAHRRTARTAVGGKISLVSYVLLATGRVLARHPEGNAVMVPGWPGRLRAPRIARFSQVTAKLALDRDVDGERSVLSALLPGLEQAGLAEIQERIDRYRGEGTADLPEFARVRRLDRLPVPLGRLAFAAALRDPRRRAAVFGTVSVSSLGHQPVDGFHSTGGTALTVCLGQVAERPTVKDGVLAVAPLMRLSLAFDHRVVDGATAADVLGDLRRTLEEFDADEEFDADSGLRGAAQDQRPVRLVGRGPR from the coding sequence ATGACCGTCGATCAGGGCACGGTCTCGATCCGGCCGGTGCGGGCCCGCCGCCATACGCTCTACTTTCTGGAGTACGCGGCCGGGCAGCGGCCGGTGTTCCTGGACACCGAGGTCGACATGACCCGGGTGACGGCCCACCGACGGACAGCCCGCACCGCGGTGGGGGGAAAGATCTCACTGGTCAGTTACGTGCTCCTGGCCACCGGGCGGGTACTCGCCCGTCACCCGGAGGGGAACGCGGTCATGGTGCCGGGCTGGCCGGGCCGGCTGCGTGCCCCGAGAATCGCCCGGTTCTCCCAGGTCACCGCCAAACTCGCGCTGGACCGGGACGTCGACGGAGAGCGAAGCGTCCTGTCGGCGCTCCTTCCCGGCCTCGAGCAGGCCGGTCTGGCCGAGATCCAGGAGCGGATCGACCGCTACCGCGGTGAAGGGACGGCCGATCTACCGGAGTTCGCCAGGGTACGGCGGCTCGACCGGCTGCCGGTCCCGCTCGGCCGGCTGGCCTTCGCCGCGGCGCTGCGCGACCCGCGCCGCCGGGCGGCGGTCTTCGGCACGGTCTCGGTAAGCTCGCTCGGCCATCAGCCCGTGGACGGATTCCACTCCACCGGAGGCACCGCGCTCACCGTCTGCCTCGGGCAGGTCGCCGAGCGGCCCACGGTCAAGGACGGCGTACTCGCGGTGGCACCGTTGATGCGGCTGAGCCTGGCCTTCGATCACCGGGTCGTGGACGGCGCCACGGCCGCCGACGTGCTCGGTGACCTCAGGCGCACCTTGGAGGAGTTCGATGCCGACGAGGAGTTCGATGCCGACTCCGGCCTTCGGGGAGCCGCTCAGGATCAGCGGCCGGTACGGCTCGTGGGGCGCGGTCCGCGCTGA